From Epinephelus lanceolatus isolate andai-2023 chromosome 5, ASM4190304v1, whole genome shotgun sequence, the proteins below share one genomic window:
- the rapsn gene encoding 43 kDa receptor-associated protein of the synapse, with protein sequence MNIFMRRLAPEMGQDQTKQQIEKGLRLYQSNQTDKALHVWIKVLEKTSDPGGKFRVLGCLITAHSEMGKYKDMLKYALDQIDTAREMEDPDYLTEGYLNLARSNEKLCDFQKTVSYCKTCLNMQGTTVSLQLNGQVCLSMGNAFLGLSVFQKALESYEKALRYAHNNDDKMLECRVCCSLGNIYIHLKDYEKALFFPCKAAELVNDYGKGWSLKYRAMSQYHMSVAYRKLERLPDAMECCEESMKIALQHGDRPLQALCLLNFADIHRCRRDVDKAFPRYESALAIMTEIGNRLGQSHVYLGVAKCWLLQKEYDKALDSLQRAQELADGMGNKLCTLKVHCLSEGIYRSRGQQEELREQVVKFLQCVEELELYCGMCGESIGDRDQKLQALPCSHIFHLKCLQTNGTKGCPKCFKSSMKPGFV encoded by the exons ATGAATATTTTTATGAGGCGCCTTGCACCAGAGATGGGCCAGGACCAAACCAAGCAGCAGATAGAGAAGGGCCTGAGGTTGTATCAGTCCAATCAGACAGACAAAGCCCTGCATGTCTGGATAAAAGTGCTGGAGAAGACCTCAGATCCTGGGGGGAAGTTTCGGGTGTTGGGGTGCCTGATCACGGCTCACTCAGAGATGGGAAAATACAAAGATATGCTCAAG TACGCTCTCGATCAAATTGACACAGCCAGAGAAATGGAGGACCCAGACTACCTGACGGAGGGCTACCTGAACTTGGCGCGCAGCAACGAGAAGCTGTGCGACTTCCAGAAAACGGTGTCCTACTGTAAGACCTGCTTAAACATGCAGGGCACCACGGTCAGCCTGCAGCTCAACGGCCAGGTATGTCTTAGCATGGGCAACGCCTTCCTGGGCCTCAGCGTCTTCCAGAAAGCTTTGGAGAGCTACGAGAAGGCCCTGCGCTACGCACACAACAACGACGACAAGATGCTGGAGTGCAGGGTCTGCTGCAGTCTGGGAAACATCTACATCCATCTTAAG GACTATGAGAAAGCCTTGTTCTTCCCCTGCAAAGCAGCTGAGCTCGTCAATGACTATGGCAAGGGTTGGAGCCTCAAGTATCGAGCCATGAGTCAGTACCACATGTCTGTCGCCTACAGGAAACTGGAGCGCCTGCCAGACGCCATGGAGTGCTGTGAG GAGTCTATGAAGATCGCTTTGCAGCATGGTGACCGTCCTCTGCAGGCTCTGTGCTTACTAAACTTTGCAGACATACATCGCTGCAGGCGTGACGTTGAT AAAGCATTCCCTCGCTACGAGTCTGCACTGGCTATCATGACTGAGATTGGAAACCGTCTTGGACAGTCACACGTCTACCTGGGAGTTGCAAAGTGTTGGCTTCTGCAGAAAGAATATGACAAG GCGCTTGATTCTTTGCAGCGAGCTCAGGAATTGGCGGACGGGATGGGAAACAAG CTGTGTACGCTGAAGGTGCACTGCCTGAGTGAGGGGATTTATCGGAGCCGAGGGCAGCAGGAGGAGCTCAGAGAGCAGGTGGTGAAGTTCCTGCAGTGTGTCGAGGAGCTGGAGCTCTACTGCGGCATGTGTGGAGAGTCCATCGGGGACAGGGACCAAAAACTGCAGGCCTTACCCTGTTCCCACATTTTCCATCTCAA GTGTCTGCAGACAAACGGGACAAAAGGCTGTCCTAAATGTTTCAAGTCCTCCATGAAGCCTGGATTTGTGTGA
- the kbtbd4 gene encoding kelch repeat and BTB domain-containing protein 4 — translation MDSSEDGGLSVGGSVGEENYFLGYTFTDRSHSSRVVKSIMDLCLEDGLFADVTITVDSKEFHLHRLVLSAQSSFFRSMFTSNLKESHNRSIELKDVSATVFQLLIDYIYHGTIKLRVEELQDTYEMADMYQLTALFEECSRFLSRTVEIKNCLQVMWLADRHSDQELYTAAKHCAKIHLAQLHQAEEFLNLPLCLLLDIIKDGVPSSQNPTVAIESWINHNKVEREEFSSILQENLKEIGENVHIYLIGKEETRTHSLAVSLHCDEDDAISVSGQNSLCHQITAACKHGGDLYVVGGSIPRRMWKCNMHTMDWERCAPLPRDRLHHTMVSVSTEDAIYSLGGKTLQDTLSNAVIYYTVKDNMWTETSQLDSAVSGAAGVNLGGTIYLLGGEENDMDFFTKPSRLIQCFDTASQKCQIKPYMLPFAGCMHAAVHMDVIFIVAEGDSLVCYNPLLESFTRLRFPEVWSCVPSLWKVASCNGCIYVFRDKCKKGDANTLKFNPATSVVSVIRGIKILLTNWQFVLA, via the exons ATGGATTCCAGTGAGGATGGGGGCCTCAGTGTCGGGGGCTCTGTTGGAGAGGAGAACTACTTCCTGGGATACACCTTCACCGACCGCTCCCACTCCAGCCGTGTAGTGAAAAGCATTATGGACCTGTGTCTGGAGGACGGCCTGTTTGCTGATGTCACCATCACCGTGGACAGCAAAGAGTTTCACCTGCACCGGCTTGTGCTCTCAGCACAGAGCAGTTTCTTCCGCTCCATGTTCACCTCCAACCTCAAAGAGTCCCACAACCGCTCTATAGAGCTGAAGGATGTCAGCGCCACTGTCTTTCAGCTGCTGATTGACTACATCTATCACGGCACGATTAAACTGAGGGTTGAGGAGCTTCAGGACACCTATGAGATGGCAGATATGTACCAGCTGACTGCACTGTTTGAGGAATGCTCCCGCTTCCTCTCGCGGACGGTAGAGATCAAGAACTGCCTGCAG GTGATGTGGcttgcagacagacacagtgaccAAGAGTTGTATACTGCAGCCAAGCATTGTGCTAAAATCCACCTGGCCCAGCTGCATCAGGCGGAAGAATTTCTtaatctgcctctctgtctgctcttgGACATTATCAAAG aTGGTGTTCCGAGCTCCCAGAATCCAACAGTGGCCATTGAGTCGTGGATAAACCACAACAAGGTGGAGAGAGAGGAGTTCTCTTCTATCCTCCAAGAAAATCTGAAG GAAATTGGTGAGAACGTCCACATTTACCTGATTGGTAAAGAGGAGACACGGACTCACTCCCTGGCCGTGTCACTTCACTGTGACGAGGATGACGCAATCAGCGTGAGCGGCCAGAACAGTTTATGCCATCAGATCACCGCAGCCTGTAAACACGGAGGTGACCTGTATGTGGTGGGCGGGTCCATCCCTCGCCGGATGTGGAAGTGCAACATGCACACCATGGACTGGGAACGCTGCGCCCCACTGCCCAGAGACCGCCTCCACCACACCATGGTCTCTGTCTCTACAGAGGACGCTATCTACTCACTAGGAGGTAAGACGTTACAGGACACGCTCTCTAACGCCGTCATCTACTACACAGTGAAGGACAACATGTGGACAGAAACCAGCCAGCTGGACAGTGCAGTGTCCGGGGCTGCTGGTGTTAACCTGGGCGGTACCATCTACCTGCTCGGAGGGGAGGAGAACGACATGGACTTTTTTACTAAGCCATCACGACTGATTCAGTGCTTTGACACCGCCTCCCAGAAGTGCCAGATCAAACCCTACATGCTGCCTTTTGCAGGCTGCATGCACGCTGCGGTCCACATGGACGTGATCTTCATCGTAGCAGAGGGAGACTCCCTGGTGTGCTACAACCCTCTGCTGGAGAGCTTCACCCGCCTGCGCTTCCCTGAGGTGTGGAGCTGCGTCCCTTCACTGTGGAAGGTGGCCAGCTGTAACGGCTGCATATACGTCTTCAGGGACAAATGTAAGAAAGGGGACGCAAACACGTTAAAGTTTAACCCGGCCACGTCTGTCGTCTCCGTTATCAGAGGTATAAAAATCCTCCTCACAAACTGGCAGTTTGTTTTGGCCTAA
- the LOC117262766 gene encoding zinc-binding protein A33-like isoform X2, which translates to MAAIVFSEEDLHCPQCSDIYCLPVLLNCGHNICRVCLHKFWEWKGSRVCPVCHVVSVPARPPINLALKIAVDEYQVHKTSREQEVCHLHRERLRLFCHNDEEPICLVCQTSKQHRVHECCPVEEAAQQKKADISATLESLKKKLKILNNTKEHWEETKNYIQSQAYQSEVAIKEEFEKLHLFLKEEENTRLKVLKQEEEIKTQVMRQKLENIKDQIKTLSFTISEIETALKGYKQTKKRAKCNIGEPECIRDILINTAKHVGILRFGIWNKMANIVECAPITLDPNTAQANLKFSEELTCVQYSSKQPLPDNPERCTSRVCVLGATGFTSGKHSWTVEVGQGKDWYIGVAQESIKRKSTVFLNPAEGFWVIGLCNGDSFWAQTSPRSKLTLKQKPEKITVQLDYDKGKVVFLNTADSTIIHTFKDKFTERIFPYFSPGLLDEGKNSIPLRICPLKIKVDVE; encoded by the exons ATGGCAGCGATTGTGTTCTCTGAAGAGGACTTGCATTGTCCTCAATGCTCTGACATCTACTGCCTTCCAGTTCTCCTCAACTGTGGCCACAATATCTGCAGAGTTTGTTTACACAAATTCTGGGAATGGAAAGGATCTCGAGTATGTCCTGTGTGTCATGTAGTGTCTGTCCCTGCGAGGCCTCCTATCAATTTGGCACTAAAGATAGCTGTGGATGAATATCAAGTGCACAAGACCAGCAGGGAACAAGAAGTTTGTCATCTTCACAGAGAGAGGCTGAGGCTTTTTTGCCACAATGACGAAGAGCCCATCTGCCTTGTCTGCCAAACGTCGAAACAGCATAGAGTTCATGAGTGCTGCCCGGTGGAGGAGGCGGCCCAACAGAAGAAG GCAGATATTTCAGCCACGCTGGAGTCCCTGAAGAAAAAGCTCAAAATACTGAATAATACAAAGGAGCACTGGGAGGAAACCAAAAACTATATACAG AGCCAAGCTTATCAAAGTGAGGTAGCGATAAAGGAGGAGTTTGAGAAGCTACACCTGTTCCTCAAGGAGGAGGAAAACACAAGACTGAAGGTGCtcaaacaggaagaggaaattAAGACCCAGGTGATGCGTCAGAAGCTGGAAAACATCAAGGACCAGATCAAAACCCTCTCTTTCACCATCAGTGAAATTGAGACAGCTCTCAAA GGCTAcaagcaaacaaagaaaag GGCAAAATGCAACATTGGAGAGCCGGAGTGTATCAGAGATATCCTGATCAACACTGCAAAGCATGTGGGAATACTTAGGTTCGGAATCTGGAATAAGATGGCCAACATCGTCGAGTGTG CTCCTATCACTCTGGACCCAAACACAGCACAGGCCAACTTAAAGTTCTCTGAGGAGTTGACCTGTGTGCAATACAGCAGTAAGCAACCCCTTCCTGACAACCCTGAACGCTGCACCAGTcgagtgtgtgtgctgggagCAACCGGCTTCACATCTGGGAAGCACAGCTGGACCGTGGAGGTGGGCCAGGGCAAAGACTGGTACATAGGAGTGGCCCAGGAGTCCATCAAAAGGAAGAGTACAGTCTTCCTCAATCCGGCGGAGGGTTTCTGGGTGATCGGCCTGTGCAACGGAGACTCGTTCTGGGCTCAGACCTCGCCTCGCAGCAAGCTCACGTTGAAGCAGAAACCTGAAAAGATTACTGTACAGCTGGACTATGACAAAGGAAAGGTCGTTTTCCTCAACACTGCTGATTCGACAATAATACATACATTCAAAGACAAGTTTACAGAGAGGATTTTCCCCTACTTCTCCCCTGGATTGTTGGACGAGGGGAAAAACTCTATCCCGTTAAGAATCTGTCCTCTGAAAATAAAAGTGGACGTAGAGTAG
- the LOC117262766 gene encoding zinc-binding protein A33-like isoform X1 → MAAIVFSEEDLHCPQCSDIYCLPVLLNCGHNICRVCLHKFWEWKGSRVCPVCHVVSVPARPPINLALKIAVDEYQVHKTSREQEVCHLHRERLRLFCHNDEEPICLVCQTSKQHRVHECCPVEEAAQQKKADISATLESLKKKLKILNNTKEHWEETKNYIQSQAYQSEVAIKEEFEKLHLFLKEEENTRLKVLKQEEEIKTQVMRQKLENIKDQIKTLSFTISEIETALKVRDLPFLQGYKQTKKRAKCNIGEPECIRDILINTAKHVGILRFGIWNKMANIVECAPITLDPNTAQANLKFSEELTCVQYSSKQPLPDNPERCTSRVCVLGATGFTSGKHSWTVEVGQGKDWYIGVAQESIKRKSTVFLNPAEGFWVIGLCNGDSFWAQTSPRSKLTLKQKPEKITVQLDYDKGKVVFLNTADSTIIHTFKDKFTERIFPYFSPGLLDEGKNSIPLRICPLKIKVDVE, encoded by the exons ATGGCAGCGATTGTGTTCTCTGAAGAGGACTTGCATTGTCCTCAATGCTCTGACATCTACTGCCTTCCAGTTCTCCTCAACTGTGGCCACAATATCTGCAGAGTTTGTTTACACAAATTCTGGGAATGGAAAGGATCTCGAGTATGTCCTGTGTGTCATGTAGTGTCTGTCCCTGCGAGGCCTCCTATCAATTTGGCACTAAAGATAGCTGTGGATGAATATCAAGTGCACAAGACCAGCAGGGAACAAGAAGTTTGTCATCTTCACAGAGAGAGGCTGAGGCTTTTTTGCCACAATGACGAAGAGCCCATCTGCCTTGTCTGCCAAACGTCGAAACAGCATAGAGTTCATGAGTGCTGCCCGGTGGAGGAGGCGGCCCAACAGAAGAAG GCAGATATTTCAGCCACGCTGGAGTCCCTGAAGAAAAAGCTCAAAATACTGAATAATACAAAGGAGCACTGGGAGGAAACCAAAAACTATATACAG AGCCAAGCTTATCAAAGTGAGGTAGCGATAAAGGAGGAGTTTGAGAAGCTACACCTGTTCCTCAAGGAGGAGGAAAACACAAGACTGAAGGTGCtcaaacaggaagaggaaattAAGACCCAGGTGATGCGTCAGAAGCTGGAAAACATCAAGGACCAGATCAAAACCCTCTCTTTCACCATCAGTGAAATTGAGACAGCTCTCAAAGTGAGGGACTTACCCTTTCTACAG GGCTAcaagcaaacaaagaaaag GGCAAAATGCAACATTGGAGAGCCGGAGTGTATCAGAGATATCCTGATCAACACTGCAAAGCATGTGGGAATACTTAGGTTCGGAATCTGGAATAAGATGGCCAACATCGTCGAGTGTG CTCCTATCACTCTGGACCCAAACACAGCACAGGCCAACTTAAAGTTCTCTGAGGAGTTGACCTGTGTGCAATACAGCAGTAAGCAACCCCTTCCTGACAACCCTGAACGCTGCACCAGTcgagtgtgtgtgctgggagCAACCGGCTTCACATCTGGGAAGCACAGCTGGACCGTGGAGGTGGGCCAGGGCAAAGACTGGTACATAGGAGTGGCCCAGGAGTCCATCAAAAGGAAGAGTACAGTCTTCCTCAATCCGGCGGAGGGTTTCTGGGTGATCGGCCTGTGCAACGGAGACTCGTTCTGGGCTCAGACCTCGCCTCGCAGCAAGCTCACGTTGAAGCAGAAACCTGAAAAGATTACTGTACAGCTGGACTATGACAAAGGAAAGGTCGTTTTCCTCAACACTGCTGATTCGACAATAATACATACATTCAAAGACAAGTTTACAGAGAGGATTTTCCCCTACTTCTCCCCTGGATTGTTGGACGAGGGGAAAAACTCTATCCCGTTAAGAATCTGTCCTCTGAAAATAAAAGTGGACGTAGAGTAG